The following DNA comes from Nocardioides panzhihuensis.
CCCGTCCCACACTCTCTTCTGGTCGACGTCGCCGAGACGATGGCCCGCTACGGCCGGCTACGACTGGAGAAGAACCCGGTCAACGGGCTGGTGCTGGTCTCCTCCGACCGGGCGGTGCTCGAGGAGGTCCTCCGGGCGAAGAAGATCTCCGGGATGCTCGGGGCCCGGGTCGACGAGGACACCGTCGTCGTCCATCCCTCCGAGCGCGGCAACCTCAAGCAGGCGCTGCTCAAGCTCGGCTGGCCGGCCGAGGACTACGCGGGCTATGTCGACGGCGAGGCTCACGCCATCGCGCTGGACACCGCCGACTGGACGCTCCGCCCCTACCAGTCGGAGGCGGCCGAGTCGTTCTGGCACGGAGGCTCCGGGGTCGTCGTGCTCCCCTGCGGCGCCGGCAAGACGCTCGTCGGCGCCGCCGCCATGGCACATGCTCAGGCGACGACGCTGATCCTCGTCACCAACACCGTCTCCGCACGGCAGTGGAAGGACGAGCTCGTACGCCGCACCTCGCTGACCCCGGACGAGATCGGCGAATACTCGGGATCGGTCAAGGAGATCCGGCCGGTCACGATCGCCACCTACCAGGTGCTGACCACGCGGCGGAAGGGCGTCTACCCGCACCTGGAGCTGCTAGACGCCCGAGACTGGGGGCTGGTCGTCTACGACGAGGTCCACCTCCTTCCCGCCCCGATCTTCCGGATGACCGCCGACCTGCAGGCGCGCCGCCGACTCGGCCTGACCGCCACGCTGGTGCGCGAGGACGGCCGCGAGGGTGACGTCTTCTCGTTGATCGGCCCCAAGCGCTACGACGCCCCGTGGAAGGACATCGAGGCGCAGGGCTGGATCGCGCCGGCGGACTGCGTCGAGGTGCGGGTGACCCTGCCCGCGGACGAACGGCTCGTCTACGCGACGGCCGAGCCCGACGAGCGCTACCGGATCGCCTCGTGCACGCACCACAAGATCGACGTGGTCAAGGAGATCGTCGCCTCCCACGCGGGCAAGCCGACGCTCGTGATCGGGCAATATCTCGAGCAGCTCGGCGAGATCGCCGCCTCGCTCGACGCCCCGGTGATCGAGGGCAAGACCTCGATCAAGGAGCGGCAGCGGCTCTTCGAGGCCTTCCGCTCCGGCGAGATCGACCTGCTGGTCGTCTCGAAGGTCGCCAACTTCTCCATCGACCTGCCCTCGGCCGAGGTCGCGATCCAGGTCTCCGGGGCCTACGGCTCCCGCCAGGAGGAGGCTCAGCGGCTCGGCAGGCTGCTGCGTCCCGGCGACGGCAACAAGACCGCCCACTTCTACACGATCGTCTCCCGCGACACCATCGACGCCGACTTCGCCCAGAACCGCCAACGCTTCCTGGCCGAGCAGGGCTACGCGTACCGGATCGTCGACGCCGGCTCTCTCGGCGACCTCACCTCCTGAGCACGGCCTGGTCCGTCCGCCGGGCCACAGCCGACGCCCGTTGAATCGTTTCTGTCTGTCTGGGCCGGCCCACATGGCCGGAAGCAGCCAAACTCATTGCAGAGTGATGTGACGCACGCCATACTGCTTGAACCGTTTCAATTACTCGCCCCCAGGAGTCGCTGTGCGCAGACGCATCGCCGGGTCGTTAACGACCTGTCTCGCGGTCATCCTCGTCCCTACCGTGTCACCGCCGATGGCCGGCGCGGCGCAGCCGCTCGCGCAGGAGGCCGCTGGCTCACGCCCCGTGGTCGATGAGCTGCGCACCAACGCGCTGGTCGATCCGCTCGGCATCCCGACGACCGCCCCGAAGCTCGGGTGGCAGCTCGACGCCGACCGTCGCGGCGTGACGCAGAAGGCCTACCAGATCCGGGTCGCCTCCACGAAGGAGAAGCTCACCTCGCCCGACGTGTGGGAGAGCACGAAGGTGAAGTCCAGCCAGTCGGTCGACGTCACGTACGCCGGGCCGGCCCTGAAGCCTCGTACGGACTATGCCTGGGCCGTGCGAGTATGGGACGACAAGGGTGCTCCGTCCGCCTGGAGCGAGCCGGCGACCTTCGCCACCGGACTCGGCGACCAGGCCTGGACCGCCGACTGGATCGGCCCGGAGACACCCGAGCTGGGTGCGGAGTGGACCGACTACACGATCGAGTTCACCGCCTCCGACATCAAGGGTGCCCTCGGCGTCTACTTCCGTGGCCAGGACACGGAGAACGCCTACATGTGGCAGCTCAGCGAGACCGACGATGCGCTCCGACCGCACGTGAAGCGCAACGGCGGATACTCGGTGCTCTCCTCGAAGCCCGTCCCCGGCGGCTTCGACTTCGCCGCCGAGCACGACTACGCGATCAACGTCGCGGGCGACACGATTACCACCACCATCGACGGCCAGCAGCTCGATAGGCGCACCGACGCCAGCTTCTCGAAGCCCGGCGTCCTGGGTTTCCGCGCACACGGCGCGGAGTCCGGCGTGGTCCAGGACGTGACCGTCACGAGTGCTGACGGGACGGTCCTCGTGGACACCGACTTCCCGGCCGACGACCACACCTTCAGCGCAGGCACCGTCACCGCCGACGGTCTCCGCGTCGACGGCTCCGGCGGCGAGGCCTGGCTGAGGCGCGACGACGCGCTGCCTCTGCTGCGCAAGGAGGCCGACCTGGGCGACAAGAAGATCACCCGCGCCCGCATCTACGCCTCCGCACGCGGTGTCTACGAGCTGCGCCTCAACGGCGAGCGGGTCGGCGACGCCGAGCTCGCGCCCGGCTGGACGGCGTACGACAAGCGCATCGACTACCAGACCTACGACGTGACCGACCAGGTCACCTCGGGCGAGAACGTGCTCGGGGCCGAGATCGCCCCGGGCTGGTACACCGGCAAGGTCGCGATGTTCGGCACCGATGTCTACGGCACCGACAACTCCCTGATCGCCGAGCTCGTCGTCGACTACGACGACGGCACCAGCGAGGTCATCCGCACCGACGACACCTGGCGTACGACCGGCGGGCCGACCCGCGAGTCCGACATGCTCGACGGCGAGTGGTACGACGCCCGCCGCGCCGCCACGGTCGACGGCTGGGACGAGGCCGGATACGACGACGAGGACTGGGCCGCGACCGCGGTGCGGGACGAGCCGACCGACGTGCTCGAGCCGCAGACGACCGTCGACGTACGCGTCACCGAAGAGCTCGAGACCGCCGAGCGGATCGAGTCACCGACCGACGGTGTCCACCTCTACGACCTCGGCCAGAACATGGTCGGGCACGTCCGGATCAAGATGCAGGGCAAGAAGGGCCAGACGGTCAAGATCCGTCACGGCGAGGTGCTCAACCCGGACGGCACTCTCTACACCGCCAACCTGCGCTCCGCGAAGGCGACCGACACCTACACCTTCGGCTCCGACGACCCGGAGACGTTCGAACCGTCCTTCACCTTCCACGGCTTCCGCTACATCGAGGTCTCGGGCGTGGAGGAGGCGCCCGACGCCGACGACATCGTGGGCGTCGTGGTCGGCACCGACGGTGACCTCACCAGCACCTTGGACACCAGCTCCGACATGGTCGACCAGCTGCAGAGCAACATCGTCTGGGGCATGCGCGGCAACTTCCTCTCCATCCCGACCGACACCCCGGCGCGCGACGAGCGGATGGGCTGGACCGGCGACATCAACGTGTTCGCCCGGACGGCGGTCTACAACATGGACTCCGAGTCGTTCCTGACCAAGTGGCTGCAGGACCTCCGCGACACCCAGCGCCCGAACGGCTCGCTGCCCGGCGTCGCCCCGGTCGTCCCGGGTCGCTTCGACGGCGGCTACGAGTCGGCGGGATGGATGGACGCCGGCGTGCACGTGCCCTGGACCCTGTGGCAGGCGTACGGCGACACCGGAGTCATCACGGAGAACTACGACATGATGAAGCGGTACGTCGACTTCCTCGACGCCGACTCCACCGGCCACATCCGGTCCGCCGGCGGCTACCTCGACTGGCTCAACCTCGATGACCCGACGCCCGCGGACGTCTTGGACACGGCGTTCGTCGCGAAGAGCACGCGTGAGTTCGCGCAGATGGCGAAGGCCGTCGGCCGGGACGGCGACGCCGCGGCCTACCAGGCTCGCTACGAAGCGATCCGGGCGGCCTATCAGAAGGCCTTCATCGGCGCGGACGGCTCGGTCAAGGGCGACAGCCAGACGGCGTACATCCTCACCCTGACCAACGACCTCGAGCCCGAGGACCGCCGCGACGCGGTCTATGAGCAGTTCGTGCAGACGCTCGAACGGCGTGACTACCACCTCTCCACCGGCTTCCTCGGTGTCGACGGACTGCTGCCGGCGCTGACCAAGGCCGGTCGAACCGACATCGCCTACAAGCTGCTGCAGCACCAGGACTACCCGTCGTGGGGGTATGAGATCGGCAAGGGCGCGACCACGATCTGGGAGCGCTGGAACTCGATCAACCCGGACGGCAGCTTCAACGACGTCGGCATGAACTCCTTCAACCACTACGCCTACGGCGCGGTCGGTGAATGGATGTACCGCACCATGGCCGGGGTCTCGGAGGCCGCTCCGGGCTACCGCAAGGTGAGGATCGCGCCCGAGCCGGGCGAGGGCGTCGACCACGTCGACTACAGCCTCGAGACCCCGTACGGCACGGTGAAGAGCGCCTGGGCCACCGACGACGGGCCGATGACCCTGGACGTCACCGTTCCCGCGAACACGACCGCCGAGGTGCGAATCCCGGCCGCCAACCGGTGGGCGGTGACCGAGGGCGGCTCGCCGATCGAGAACTCGAAGCACGTCGAGTTCGTCCGCTACGACGAGGACGTGGTCGTCTTGGAGGTCGGCTCCGGCAGCTACAGCTTCGCGGTCGCGCCGACGCTCGGTGATCTCGGTGCCGCCCGGGCCGAGGCCTCCGCGACAGCTGAGGACGTCTCCGCGCTGCCCCTGAAGGGCGCCGGCGGCAAAGCGGCCAAGCGCGACCTCGCTAATCGGACCGAGACGCTGCGCGACCAGATCGACGCGGCCTGGGAACTCGAGGCCGGTGACGCCGGTGCGCAGGACGTCGCCGAGGCGGTCCATCTCGGGCTCGCAGCGGCCGCGAGCCTGGACACCTCGATCCGGATGTATACGGACAACGGTTTGCTCACCGAGGCCACCGCGGCCGAGCTGCGCGATCGGCTGACGGCGGTCGAGAAGAGCCTCTCGCGCGCGTCGGCACGGTTGGTCGGCGCGGTCACCACCTTGCAGCTCCCGGCCGAGGAGGTTCTCCCCGGCGACGTCGTCGAGATGTCGGTGCGCGTCGACAACACCGGCAAGCAGCCGCTGAGCGACGTGGTCTCCTCGCTCGACCTACCGGAAGGCTGGACGGCGAAGCCGGTCGGCACACCCGCCGACGAGGTGCCCGCCGAAGAGCAGGTCGCGCACGTCTTCGAGGTCAAGGTGCCCGATGACACCGCGGTCGGACCCGTGGACCTGACCGGCGAGGTGTCCTACACCCGCTCGGGCGGGACCGCCGTGCTTCCTGTCGGAGGCACCCTGATGGTCGGGTCCGCGGTGGAGATCACCGCGACCTCGAGCGCCCCGGCGGCGGTCGACGGCGGCCAGACTGCAACCGTCACCGCCGTGCTGCACAACCGCAGCGGCGTCACCCAGCGTGGCGAGGTGTCGCTGACCGTCCCGACCGGCTGGACGACCGAGCCGGTCGGCTACGAGATCTCGGCAGGACAGGACGCCGAGATCGACGTCGAGGTCGTCGTGCCGCAGAACGTCGTGGCCGGCCCCGCGGCGCTGACCGTCGCGACCGGAGCTACGCCCATGGAGCAAGCGACGGCCACCGTGACCGTCGGGCTCGCGACGCCGCCGGGCGAATCGACCGACCACGTCGACCTGGGCAACGCGAGCTCGGAGACCGCTCACGGGCTGACGGCCTCCGAACGGTCAGGGTCGAGCCAGGAGGCCGGGCTGACCCGCCGGTACACGCACTCCTCCTACCCCGGGGGATGGTTCGAGTTCGACGCCGAGGTGCCGACGGACCGACCGTTCGTGGTCCGCATCGTCGAGACGTTCGACGGCGCGAGGCGCAAGACCTACGACGTCACGCTGGACGGTCAGGTCGCGCACAGCGTCGACCTGAGCCGCTCCGTCGGAGGACAGGGCACGATGACCCACCAGTTCCTGGTGGAGCCCTCGGACCTGACCGCCGACGGCTCCGCGCGGATCCGGTTCCAGGACACCGGCGGCGACTACGACCCGTCGGTCGCCGACGTGTGGGTGGTGCCGACACGATGAGGCCCGGCCGTCCAGGCACGGCCTGACCGAGCATCCCTCCGGCTCCGAGATCTCAGCCCAGCGCTGCGACTCGGAGCCGGTGGGGTGGTGGACAGTTCTGCACCCACTGGTCCCGGCACTCCTGGCACAGCAGGTAGGTGTGGGTGCAGCGATCGTCAGGACAGAGCACGGTGACGGCGTAGGCCGCCACCTCCCCGCAAGGCTCCACGTCGCTGTCCGGGCTGCCGCAGCTGCACTCGCAAGCCGGCCGCTCGGTGAACTCCTCCTCGAGCCGGTCGATCTCCTCGTCGATGGTCGCACTGATGGTCATGACATCTCCTCCGTCTGGATCGGATGTCGTCCTCAGCTCCACCTAAGCAGAGACCACCGACAGTTCTGCCTCGTGGATCTCCGTCTCGAACGCGAGATCGGGCCGGGAGCCGCCGACCGGAGACAGCTGCACCACGACACCCGTCAGCACGTCCAACGCCACCTCGTACGCCTCGGGGTAGACCGTCCCCGCAGGCGGCTCCCAACCCGGCTCGTCATCGCCGTACTCAGCCCAGTCGGTGACCCGGGACCACAGCAGCGGGCAACACCCGCACCGCGGCTCGTACCCAGCCTCTGGCACGGCCCTCGCCCACCAGGTCTCCCGGCCCGCTCGCAGTCCTGAGCGCAGCTCACTCAGCGTCACGTCTGCCGACAGCTCCTCGGGATCGAGCATCGACACGAACCAGTAGGTGTTCCACATCGGGTCGTCGATGTCGTGGGTGTAGGCCCTCGGCCGGCTCGCGACGAGACCATCGGCGCGCAGGACCGGCGCCGGCGCCGGATCCGTCGTCGCTGCGTCGTCGATGACACGGTCCCCCGAGCCGTCACGCACCCGGAGGCGGCCGGGCCTACGCAGCCAGCATTCGACGTCACCGTACGACTGCGTGCGCCATGTGAAGTGCAGGCTCGAGAAGCGCCACGGCGACGAGCGAGCGAGCGCACGGAACGTGTCCTCGGTCAGCGGAACCTCAGGACCCATCCGGCTCGTCCTCGTCCAGCCAGCGGCCGTTGCGCATCAGGTGGCGGCCGTCGAGCTCGTTCGACTCGCGCCACGCCTGGACCTTCGCCGGCCGGACCCGGATCAGGCTGTCCGCCCACGTGCTCGGATCCCCGCCCTGCTTCTCGGCATAGATCTCGAGCACCTTCTTCGGCGTACGGTCCATCGGCCCGACCTCGGCACGACCGTCGATGATCACCACGTCCCGCAGCTCACCGAGCGCCAGGCGCACGACCGGGGAGGCCGTCAGGTTGCCCTGCGTACGCGCCCCGCCCATGCTCGCGATCCAGATCTCGCCCTCCCACCACACGAACGAGATCGGCACCAGCCACGGCTGGTCCTCGTGTGCCGACGCGATCCACAGGTCGACATCGTTCTCCAGACGGGCGCGGGTGTCAGCGAGTCTCTGAGCCAGGGAGCGAGGGTCAGCCATGTCCGCACCCTAGCCGCCGCCCCTGCGGGACGAACCATCATTTCCAGACGGTCTCCTGCCAGGATGAGTGCGTGGAGACCTGGGAGTTCGAGGCAGAGCTGTGGCCGTGGAAGGGCGATACCGACGCCTGGATGTTCGTGACCGCTCCGCCCGAGGTCACCGAGGACATCCGGGAGGCGTCGATCGCGATCGGCCCGCCCCGTGGCTTCGGATCGGTGAAGGTCGAGGCGCGGATCGGGACGACCCTCTGGAGGACCTCGGTCTTCCCTGGCCAGGACGGCTACGCACTGCCGATCAAGAAGGACGTACGCCGCCGGGAGGATCTCCAGGTGGGCGACCGCGCTGTCGTCTCGATCTCCCTCGTCTGACTCCCGCCCGGCCGGCGAAAACCCCGCGCGCGGTCGGCCACCGGCGTGGTTGGCTCGGTCCGATGAGCGAACCCATGCACGACGACGAGCTGACGATCGACGAGGACCTGGTGCGCTCCCTGCTGGGACGGGACCTGGCGGCGTACGCCGACCTTCCCCTCCGCCCGTTGACCTCGACCGGATCGACCAACCGGCTCTTCCGCCTGGGTGAGGATCGGCTCGTACGCCTCCCCCGCCAGCCGAACGGGTCAGCCGCGATCACGCAGGAAGCACGCTGGCTTCCCGGCCTCGCGGCCGAGCTCCCGGTGTCGACGCCCGAGGTGCTGACGGTCGGTGAACCCGGCTTCGGTTACCCCGAGCGCTGGAGTGTCGTGCGCTGGATCGACGGCGAGAAGCCGCGCCCCGGCGGCGGGGACGTGACCGCCGCGGATCTCGCCGAGGTCGTGACCGGGCTGCGCCGGACCGAGGTCCCGCCGGAGGCTCTCGCCGACCCCGAGCTGCGGTGGTACCGCGGCAAGCCGATCGCCGCCTTCGACAACGACTTCCGGTCTTGGCTCCAGCAGTGCCGCGAGCTCACCGATCTCGATCTGGACCTGGACGCGGTCGCGAGCATCTGGAAAGAGGCGATGGCGCTGCCGTTGGTCTTGCCCGAGCCGCGCTGGCTCCACGGTGATCTGCTTGCGGAGAACCTCCTCTCTCGCGACGGCAGCCTCGTCGCCGTACTCGACTTCGGTGCCCTCTCCGTCGGCGACCCGACCGTCGACCTGAT
Coding sequences within:
- a CDS encoding DNA repair helicase XPB; protein product: MNDGPLIVQSDKTLLLEVDHARAGECRKAIAPFAELERSPEHIHTYRLTPLGLWNARAAGHDAEQVVDTLLEFSRYPVPHSLLVDVAETMARYGRLRLEKNPVNGLVLVSSDRAVLEEVLRAKKISGMLGARVDEDTVVVHPSERGNLKQALLKLGWPAEDYAGYVDGEAHAIALDTADWTLRPYQSEAAESFWHGGSGVVVLPCGAGKTLVGAAAMAHAQATTLILVTNTVSARQWKDELVRRTSLTPDEIGEYSGSVKEIRPVTIATYQVLTTRRKGVYPHLELLDARDWGLVVYDEVHLLPAPIFRMTADLQARRRLGLTATLVREDGREGDVFSLIGPKRYDAPWKDIEAQGWIAPADCVEVRVTLPADERLVYATAEPDERYRIASCTHHKIDVVKEIVASHAGKPTLVIGQYLEQLGEIAASLDAPVIEGKTSIKERQRLFEAFRSGEIDLLVVSKVANFSIDLPSAEVAIQVSGAYGSRQEEAQRLGRLLRPGDGNKTAHFYTIVSRDTIDADFAQNRQRFLAEQGYAYRIVDAGSLGDLTS
- a CDS encoding pyridoxamine 5'-phosphate oxidase family protein, with product MADPRSLAQRLADTRARLENDVDLWIASAHEDQPWLVPISFVWWEGEIWIASMGGARTQGNLTASPVVRLALGELRDVVIIDGRAEVGPMDRTPKKVLEIYAEKQGGDPSTWADSLIRVRPAKVQAWRESNELDGRHLMRNGRWLDEDEPDGS
- a CDS encoding DUF1905 domain-containing protein — protein: METWEFEAELWPWKGDTDAWMFVTAPPEVTEDIREASIAIGPPRGFGSVKVEARIGTTLWRTSVFPGQDGYALPIKKDVRRREDLQVGDRAVVSISLV
- a CDS encoding family 78 glycoside hydrolase catalytic domain, producing MRRRIAGSLTTCLAVILVPTVSPPMAGAAQPLAQEAAGSRPVVDELRTNALVDPLGIPTTAPKLGWQLDADRRGVTQKAYQIRVASTKEKLTSPDVWESTKVKSSQSVDVTYAGPALKPRTDYAWAVRVWDDKGAPSAWSEPATFATGLGDQAWTADWIGPETPELGAEWTDYTIEFTASDIKGALGVYFRGQDTENAYMWQLSETDDALRPHVKRNGGYSVLSSKPVPGGFDFAAEHDYAINVAGDTITTTIDGQQLDRRTDASFSKPGVLGFRAHGAESGVVQDVTVTSADGTVLVDTDFPADDHTFSAGTVTADGLRVDGSGGEAWLRRDDALPLLRKEADLGDKKITRARIYASARGVYELRLNGERVGDAELAPGWTAYDKRIDYQTYDVTDQVTSGENVLGAEIAPGWYTGKVAMFGTDVYGTDNSLIAELVVDYDDGTSEVIRTDDTWRTTGGPTRESDMLDGEWYDARRAATVDGWDEAGYDDEDWAATAVRDEPTDVLEPQTTVDVRVTEELETAERIESPTDGVHLYDLGQNMVGHVRIKMQGKKGQTVKIRHGEVLNPDGTLYTANLRSAKATDTYTFGSDDPETFEPSFTFHGFRYIEVSGVEEAPDADDIVGVVVGTDGDLTSTLDTSSDMVDQLQSNIVWGMRGNFLSIPTDTPARDERMGWTGDINVFARTAVYNMDSESFLTKWLQDLRDTQRPNGSLPGVAPVVPGRFDGGYESAGWMDAGVHVPWTLWQAYGDTGVITENYDMMKRYVDFLDADSTGHIRSAGGYLDWLNLDDPTPADVLDTAFVAKSTREFAQMAKAVGRDGDAAAYQARYEAIRAAYQKAFIGADGSVKGDSQTAYILTLTNDLEPEDRRDAVYEQFVQTLERRDYHLSTGFLGVDGLLPALTKAGRTDIAYKLLQHQDYPSWGYEIGKGATTIWERWNSINPDGSFNDVGMNSFNHYAYGAVGEWMYRTMAGVSEAAPGYRKVRIAPEPGEGVDHVDYSLETPYGTVKSAWATDDGPMTLDVTVPANTTAEVRIPAANRWAVTEGGSPIENSKHVEFVRYDEDVVVLEVGSGSYSFAVAPTLGDLGAARAEASATAEDVSALPLKGAGGKAAKRDLANRTETLRDQIDAAWELEAGDAGAQDVAEAVHLGLAAAASLDTSIRMYTDNGLLTEATAAELRDRLTAVEKSLSRASARLVGAVTTLQLPAEEVLPGDVVEMSVRVDNTGKQPLSDVVSSLDLPEGWTAKPVGTPADEVPAEEQVAHVFEVKVPDDTAVGPVDLTGEVSYTRSGGTAVLPVGGTLMVGSAVEITATSSAPAAVDGGQTATVTAVLHNRSGVTQRGEVSLTVPTGWTTEPVGYEISAGQDAEIDVEVVVPQNVVAGPAALTVATGATPMEQATATVTVGLATPPGESTDHVDLGNASSETAHGLTASERSGSSQEAGLTRRYTHSSYPGGWFEFDAEVPTDRPFVVRIVETFDGARRKTYDVTLDGQVAHSVDLSRSVGGQGTMTHQFLVEPSDLTADGSARIRFQDTGGDYDPSVADVWVVPTR
- a CDS encoding aminoglycoside phosphotransferase family protein is translated as MSEPMHDDELTIDEDLVRSLLGRDLAAYADLPLRPLTSTGSTNRLFRLGEDRLVRLPRQPNGSAAITQEARWLPGLAAELPVSTPEVLTVGEPGFGYPERWSVVRWIDGEKPRPGGGDVTAADLAEVVTGLRRTEVPPEALADPELRWYRGKPIAAFDNDFRSWLQQCRELTDLDLDLDAVASIWKEAMALPLVLPEPRWLHGDLLAENLLSRDGSLVAVLDFGALSVGDPTVDLICAWELLDGDGREEFRTILGLDDDTWLRARAWALFIAVMTFPYYWKTMPVRCADRLVMARAVVGG